Proteins encoded by one window of Salicibibacter halophilus:
- a CDS encoding Na(+)/H(+) antiporter subunit B: MKINDVILQTVTSISAFIILAFGAYLFFAGHHDPGGGFIGGLVIASALVLLYLAFDMETVQQGIRVDYKILTGIGVGLSTLTGVGAMVLGYPFLSHTYEYVDFPFFGEIELATSVLFEVGVSLAVVGATMTIILSISEDV, encoded by the coding sequence ATGAAGATCAATGATGTGATCTTACAAACCGTCACCAGTATTTCAGCGTTTATCATTCTTGCGTTTGGCGCATATCTTTTCTTTGCCGGTCACCATGACCCAGGTGGCGGATTTATCGGTGGACTCGTTATTGCCTCGGCACTTGTGCTTTTGTATTTAGCGTTTGACATGGAAACTGTTCAACAAGGCATCCGTGTTGATTACAAAATACTGACGGGCATAGGCGTCGGCCTTTCCACGTTAACGGGAGTCGGGGCCATGGTTTTGGGGTATCCATTCCTCAGCCATACGTATGAATATGTTGATTTCCCCTTTTTCGGGGAAATTGAACTGGCGACATCGGTCTTGTTTGAAGTAGGTGTGTCGCTTGCCGTTGTCGGGGCTACCATGACCATCATTCTGAGTATCAGTGAGGATGTATAG
- a CDS encoding Na(+)/H(+) antiporter subunit C produces MEILMSVLAGILFTAGTYLVLAKSLLRIVLGTAILGHGALLLLLTMGGIKTGAPPLLGLESTAYTDPLPQALILTAIVINFGTLGVFLVIAYRSYQELGTDDMEELRGTDDE; encoded by the coding sequence ATGGAAATTCTAATGTCGGTTCTTGCCGGTATTCTGTTTACAGCCGGTACGTATCTTGTCTTGGCGAAAAGTTTATTGCGCATTGTGCTCGGCACGGCCATTTTAGGCCACGGCGCTTTGCTTTTGTTGCTCACGATGGGCGGAATTAAAACCGGCGCGCCACCGCTGCTGGGATTGGAAAGCACGGCGTATACCGATCCTCTGCCGCAAGCATTGATATTAACCGCCATCGTTATTAATTTTGGGACGCTTGGAGTTTTTCTTGTAATTGCGTATCGTTCTTATCAAGAGTTGGGAACCGATGATATGGAGGAACTAAGGGGCACTGATGATGAATAA
- a CDS encoding Na+/H+ antiporter subunit D, which yields MMNNLVILPLLIPLLTGVLLIFFRKQIKVQRYVTTLSLLLLMAATVVLTHQVSVEGTQTLNLGGWEPPFGIVLVADMFALLLILATVIVTFCCVLYGYRTIGEEREKHYLYPFIHFMIVGIMGSFLTGDLFNLFVFFEVMLLSSYILISLGGEKGQLRESLKYVLINIVSSMLFLVAIGYLYAITGTLNFADLSVKIAETGQDGLITTVAIFLLLVFAIKAALLMYFWLPGAYSAPPMAISAMFAALLTKVGMYAIFRTFTLIFYHEAAITHELIGWLGVATMILGGIGAVAYWDLRRILAYNVIIAVGFIMIGLAVFTEVALAGSIYYLIHDMIVKALLFLLGGIMIGLTGTNQLREMSGMIRNHALLGWMFFLAAFALAGVPPLSGFIGKLLTLHGAIDEGFYVMAAVGLITSLMVLYSVMKIFMNGFWGENQLSVEDEKMSTKGLLFPCAILAVLSVGLGVGVEWVNVYVLQAAEVLNNPQLYIDAVLQN from the coding sequence ATGATGAATAATTTAGTTATATTACCTTTGCTCATCCCGTTGTTAACGGGTGTGCTACTTATCTTTTTTCGAAAACAAATAAAGGTACAACGCTATGTGACAACTCTATCTTTATTGTTATTGATGGCCGCTACGGTTGTGCTGACCCATCAAGTGTCGGTGGAGGGTACGCAGACGTTAAATTTGGGCGGATGGGAGCCGCCTTTTGGCATTGTCCTTGTAGCTGATATGTTCGCGTTGTTGCTTATATTGGCGACGGTAATCGTTACCTTTTGTTGTGTGCTTTATGGCTATCGAACGATCGGAGAAGAAAGAGAAAAGCATTATCTCTACCCATTTATTCATTTTATGATTGTCGGTATCATGGGCTCATTCTTAACCGGCGACCTTTTTAACCTATTCGTATTTTTTGAAGTCATGTTGCTCTCTTCTTACATACTCATTTCCCTCGGGGGAGAGAAGGGGCAGTTACGGGAATCCTTAAAGTATGTGCTCATCAATATCGTTTCCTCCATGCTCTTTCTTGTGGCGATCGGCTACCTTTATGCGATTACCGGTACCCTGAATTTCGCTGATTTGTCGGTGAAAATTGCGGAAACGGGACAAGATGGGTTGATTACGACGGTGGCAATCTTTCTTTTGCTCGTGTTTGCGATCAAGGCAGCACTACTCATGTATTTTTGGCTCCCGGGCGCTTATAGTGCGCCGCCGATGGCTATTTCCGCCATGTTCGCGGCGTTGTTGACGAAGGTCGGCATGTATGCCATTTTCCGGACGTTTACGCTTATTTTTTATCACGAAGCCGCGATCACTCATGAATTGATTGGCTGGCTAGGGGTCGCGACGATGATTCTCGGTGGCATCGGGGCGGTGGCATACTGGGATCTCCGACGTATTTTAGCCTATAATGTCATTATCGCCGTTGGATTTATCATGATCGGTCTTGCCGTGTTTACGGAAGTTGCACTGGCCGGTTCCATTTATTATCTTATCCACGACATGATCGTGAAAGCATTGTTGTTTTTACTCGGCGGGATAATGATTGGGTTGACCGGTACCAATCAGTTACGCGAGATGAGCGGTATGATTCGCAACCACGCGCTGTTGGGCTGGATGTTTTTCCTTGCTGCTTTTGCATTGGCAGGTGTGCCGCCGCTCAGTGGGTTTATCGGCAAACTGTTGACATTGCATGGAGCGATCGACGAAGGCTTTTACGTAATGGCAGCGGTCGGTTTGATTACAAGTCTTATGGTGCTTTATTCGGTCATGAAAATATTTATGAACGGATTTTGGGGAGAAAATCAACTGTCTGTCGAAGATGAGAAAATGTCCACAAAAGGATTGTTGTTTCCATGCGCGATATTGGCGGTCCTGAGTGTCGGTCTCGGGGTTGGTGTTGAATGGGTAAATGTGTACGTGTTACAGGCAGCGGAGGTTTTGAACAATCCTCAACTTTATATCGATGCTGTGCTGCAAAATTGA
- a CDS encoding Na+/H+ antiporter subunit E produces MPFQILINLIIAFLWVTLQDDWSLPTFTLGYILGLAILFLMRRFFNEKFYLSRVWAIIVLMAIFMWELIMSTIVVIGQILRPKLNITPGIFKLETELESNWEITTLALLFMLTPGSVVVEVSPDKNTFYMHVMDIPVSRDMVISSHARFEKAIMEVTR; encoded by the coding sequence ATGCCTTTTCAAATACTGATCAACTTAATCATTGCCTTCTTATGGGTAACATTACAAGATGACTGGAGTCTCCCTACGTTTACGTTAGGGTATATACTGGGGCTCGCGATATTGTTTTTGATGCGGCGTTTTTTCAATGAAAAGTTTTATTTATCCAGAGTCTGGGCGATTATCGTGTTGATGGCTATATTCATGTGGGAGTTAATCATGTCCACCATTGTCGTCATTGGGCAAATCCTTCGTCCTAAATTAAATATTACGCCTGGCATCTTCAAGTTGGAAACAGAGTTGGAAAGCAACTGGGAAATTACGACACTTGCCTTGCTTTTTATGCTCACCCCAGGTTCGGTCGTTGTAGAAGTTTCCCCCGACAAGAATACGTTTTACATGCACGTGATGGATATTCCCGTTTCCAGAGATATGGTTATCTCCTCACACGCGCGATTTGAAAAAGCGATTATGGAGGTGACGCGCTAA
- a CDS encoding Na(+)/H(+) antiporter subunit F1, which yields MFDTVLLFMLLLLAIAILGGLYRAIKGPSMADRVLALDLISIMMIALIGIVSLYFETDAFLEAILLLGILAFIGAVALAKYIERGVIIERKRDD from the coding sequence ATGTTTGACACTGTGCTTCTTTTCATGCTTCTTTTGTTGGCGATCGCGATATTGGGAGGGTTATACCGAGCGATTAAGGGGCCTTCAATGGCCGATCGTGTGCTTGCCCTTGACCTTATCAGCATCATGATGATCGCGCTTATCGGGATTGTTTCCCTCTACTTTGAGACAGATGCTTTCTTGGAAGCGATATTATTGCTCGGTATTCTGGCATTCATTGGAGCAGTCGCGTTGGCGAAGTATATCGAGAGGGGGGTTATCATTGAACGCAAACGTGATGATTGA
- a CDS encoding Na+/H+ antiporter subunit G: MNANVMIEVIVAILLIVGVVMILISAFGLVRLPDVYTRSHGATKSATLGVLCTLAGVFIHFGLIEGFFSVRLILGIVFVFLTAPVVGHVCCRAAYRSGVPLYEESVQDDLEEVLGDAEERSRRREASVNFKRSKKGNVSE; the protein is encoded by the coding sequence TTGAACGCAAACGTGATGATTGAAGTGATCGTTGCCATTTTATTAATCGTTGGCGTTGTCATGATTCTCATTAGTGCCTTTGGACTTGTTCGCCTCCCCGACGTGTATACACGCTCGCATGGCGCGACGAAAAGCGCAACACTAGGTGTCTTATGTACGTTAGCCGGGGTTTTCATACACTTTGGATTGATCGAAGGTTTTTTTAGCGTTCGTTTGATCTTGGGAATTGTGTTTGTGTTTTTGACCGCTCCGGTTGTCGGGCATGTCTGCTGCCGCGCGGCTTATCGCTCCGGGGTGCCGCTCTATGAGGAAAGTGTGCAAGATGATCTGGAAGAAGTATTAGGCGATGCTGAAGAACGGAGCCGGAGAAGAGAAGCGTCCGTGAATTTTAAGCGATCGAAGAAGGGAAATGTTTCCGAGTGA
- a CDS encoding FadR/GntR family transcriptional regulator — MNYKQIHSKKIYEKVADEIKGRIDNGALQPGDRLDSVERLAHQFDVGRSAVREALSALKAIGLVDIRHGEGTFIKAMNRLTINPEEIRELLEVRKILEVGAAGSAARRCPKKQLPIIEKALHQMAVPLRDEKLGEEADWQFHLAIAHATQNNMLTDLLENIAQKTKQTMLETRRIWLFSEKVRAERLYEQHVCIYEAIKVGDATLAQQRMREHLESVENVLFWEETEKGY; from the coding sequence ATGAATTATAAACAAATTCATTCCAAAAAAATATACGAAAAAGTCGCTGACGAAATAAAAGGGCGGATTGATAACGGAGCGTTGCAACCGGGTGATCGGCTGGACTCCGTGGAAAGGCTGGCACACCAGTTTGATGTCGGCCGTTCTGCTGTTCGTGAAGCATTGAGCGCACTGAAAGCCATTGGGCTCGTCGACATTAGGCACGGGGAAGGCACATTCATCAAAGCTATGAATCGCTTAACCATCAACCCGGAAGAAATTCGTGAACTTTTGGAAGTGAGAAAAATTTTAGAGGTAGGTGCTGCGGGGAGCGCCGCTCGTCGTTGCCCAAAGAAACAACTGCCAATAATTGAAAAGGCTCTGCATCAGATGGCCGTTCCGCTTAGAGACGAGAAGCTCGGTGAAGAAGCCGATTGGCAATTTCACCTCGCGATCGCGCACGCCACGCAAAATAACATGCTTACCGATCTCTTGGAAAACATTGCGCAAAAAACGAAGCAGACGATGCTGGAGACGAGAAGAATTTGGCTTTTTTCCGAAAAAGTCAGAGCAGAACGTCTTTATGAGCAACACGTTTGTATTTATGAAGCGATAAAAGTGGGTGATGCCACACTCGCGCAACAACGGATGCGTGAACATTTGGAAAGCGTGGAGAACGTCTTGTTTTGGGAGGAGACTGAAAAAGGCTATTGA
- a CDS encoding (Fe-S)-binding protein produces MNVSLFITCLGDMFYPNAGKATVELLEKLGCTVDFPEQQTCCGQPAFNSGYHKEARKVAKQSIDAFKDSDYVVVPSGSCAAMLHEYSHLLEGEPEWQAEAEALRAKSYELTHFLVDVLQIENTGAKLHAKATYHTSCHMMRLLQVSEAPKTLLGNVDGLEMIDLPRNYDCCGFGGTFAVKMSDISKEMVDEKVACIHDTEADILIGADAGCLMNIGGRMDREKRPVKVMHIAEVLNDTEGRG; encoded by the coding sequence TTGAACGTATCCCTGTTTATTACATGTTTAGGCGATATGTTTTATCCAAATGCCGGCAAAGCAACGGTTGAACTATTGGAAAAGTTAGGTTGCACCGTGGATTTTCCGGAGCAACAGACTTGCTGTGGGCAACCTGCCTTTAACAGCGGTTATCACAAAGAGGCCCGCAAAGTCGCGAAACAATCGATCGATGCTTTTAAAGATTCAGACTACGTTGTGGTACCTTCTGGCTCCTGTGCCGCCATGTTGCATGAATACAGCCACCTATTGGAAGGAGAACCTGAGTGGCAAGCAGAAGCAGAAGCGTTGCGTGCAAAAAGTTACGAATTGACACATTTTCTCGTCGATGTTCTTCAGATTGAAAACACGGGGGCTAAACTCCATGCAAAAGCGACGTACCATACGTCTTGCCACATGATGCGATTGTTGCAAGTATCCGAGGCGCCAAAAACCTTGCTCGGTAACGTCGATGGTTTGGAAATGATTGATTTGCCGCGCAACTATGATTGTTGCGGTTTTGGCGGCACGTTCGCCGTTAAGATGTCGGATATTTCAAAAGAAATGGTGGATGAAAAAGTAGCCTGCATTCATGACACGGAAGCGGATATACTTATCGGCGCCGACGCCGGTTGTCTCATGAATATTGGCGGGCGAATGGATCGCGAAAAGCGTCCCGTCAAAGTCATGCATATTGCAGAAGTCCTTAATGATACGGAAGGGAGGGGATAA